Genomic segment of Passer domesticus isolate bPasDom1 chromosome 4, bPasDom1.hap1, whole genome shotgun sequence:
TTTGCTAATGTAGTTAGTTACTGTCAATACCACTAGGGTGTAGGTATCTTATCATGATATATCCATGGGAAGAGGAAACTGAAGCTTATCAAGGCTGAGTCCATAATTGCTGAAACTAGCTAATTTCTACTGCTTCTATTGTTTTGAGCATCAGAGCTTGTTATCTAACAATACAAAACATAGCAGAACAGTGTGTAACTTGGGGCTAAAATGATATGTCAGTATTCTACCTCTGGACTATTCTTGTCTAAATTCAGTATTCCACAACAGTAACAACATCTGCTAAgtgcatttaatttcttattaaAACATCATTCATTTCTAAAGTTAAGATGGTGACAAACCTGTCTTGGTGAGCAGTGTACTTCTGTGGTCCATATGTACCTAATTCTTGGGAATTCTTTTGGTCTGTAGTATAAACTAACAGCAATGgtttaatttcttccttttgacAGTGCTTGTTGTCTGACACAACTTTTTTACCTTGAAAGATCCTCTTTTTCAGAGAGGTTCTGGAGACATTTCCTAGACAGTTCCTAATTCCAACTAAAGTTTTCAATTTGAGAATCAAAAGGAGTGTTAGTGTTTTTATCCCTTAAGAGTGTGTGCAGCAATGCTGTGGGGGCTGTCATAGATGTGTAAGTACATAGAGCTCTTGCTCCGAATTGTGTGCTATGAGGTTATTCTTTGTTTTGAAACAGGAGATCCTGAGAAGGAACTTAATCCAAAGAAGAAGATTTGGGAGCAAATCCAACCTGATCTTCATACCAATGACCAATGTATTGCTACATACAAAGGAGTTCCATTTGAAGTGAAAGGGAAAGGAGTGTGCAGAGCAGAGACCATGGCAAACAGCggaattaaataaataaatggttATTAGAAACTTTTACAGATGTTGAAATAGAGAGTGATGCAAGACAACAATAAACATGAAATGCATGGCTAAGACCTGTTGTGTTTGACTTATTTTCCATAATGTGTTACATCTCCAACATTTTGACAATTCACTCATTCACTAGGCTTGTTGTCCTTGAGGTTGTGTGCTGTCAGCAGTTATTAACCACTCAGTGCTCATAACTTAATTGCCAAGGCTTGTTTGTGGTGGGACCACAGGCAGGCAAGTAACTTTTCTGGACAGCTTGAAGGTGTAGAGCTTCTATTTAGCAAGAactaaaggaaaaaggaaaatattctgcTGTGTTCCTTGTGTGCTCATTGCAGGACTAGCAGCTGGTTAGTGAAGAGCACAGTTCTCTTTATTCTTCTAGTCACTTTGTAATagtttttctcctcttcttccAAGCAGTTTTCAGATGTATTGTAAGCCTCTGCACCTTTGTTCTTGCCTGTGTTCTCTCTGTAGTCTGCAGTCAGTTGTAACTGGAAGATTAAACTGTGGCGGTTTATGCTCTAGGATGTACAAGTGGACACACTTTCATGTCCCCAGAACTAAATTGTTATAATTTCATTAAGACAAAGCTGCCACTTTGCTAGAGTAGTTCTTTATCTAGTCCACTTAGGTATATCCTTCCAAACTGATAGGTAGGACTAAGAAATAATTAATAACAGATCCCTGGaactaataaaaaattaaaaaagcccctcaaaacccaaaaatccagcCTGCAAGGAAACCCAAAAAAgtaaccaaaccaaaaaaaatctgtttccagTGCTCAAACAGGTATAAAAATAATtgatgttttgattttgttttaatgtGCTTTTATGAAATGATGTTTTATACAAAAAATGCTTTGGTTTAACAGAAATAGCTTCTTCAATTTTTAGAGTTAGTATTATTTCATAGTAATGTTGTACAAATAGTTGTGTTGCTAGGCTGTTAGCCTCAAATTAATTCTTTTAATTCCTTACTTGCAgtaatatgaaaataaatatttttgatcCATTCACAATAACCCTTTTGATTAGCTATATAGAGGTACTTGAGATATTTTTGCatataatattaaattaaaCTGTTGCTGTATAACCATTGAAAcagtaaataatattttaaatactgaaattaaaaacaaacttcaGCCTTTCTAAATTTTGCAGGCTTTGAACTTCATCCAGTAAgtggagagaaaacaaaatgacagtgatataaaattaaaagaaacatgCATAAAGAGGAGAtgaacagattttctttttgaatgAGTTTTGTTTGTGCCTGTAAACTGTTTGTTTTTCATGCATCTGGCAATAAGTAATAGTTAGTAGTTCTTTTAAATGTGCTGAATAGCATTAAGCACATGGGAGCCATTTTATCTGCCTTGTAAACTGTATATCCTATAATGTCTTATTAAATAAAATCATTGTAGTTCAAGAACTCAGTTATAACTAATCTTGAATCATGGTAGGGAACAGATAAATCTTAGCTTTTAGTACCAGAAAGCTCTTTTTAGAAATGGAAATTCAGAGGAACTTCTGAAGGCTTGAAGAATTGAGCAGAGGCCCCCTGAGTCTGATCTCATGCATTTTTTACTTccgtttttatttttatttttttcttctaaaattttattttattctcctAGATCTGTATTCTGTGTGAACTGGAATATACAGTCTGGTGTAGTGCAAAATCCCATTTGTAACTACACACATATTAGTATGATTTTGGAGCACTAACTTATTCAGATTTTGTGGTTGAACCTAGGATTCTGAATGCAGTGGTGTGAGGTACTGATAAGCTAAAGAGATATTTCTAATTGTGTGTTCAAAGGTGCTTGGTGTGGATGTGGAGTTTTCCAGTTGATggcttttattcttttatttctattaGGTGTTACCTACTGTAGAAAATAGACAAGTGAGCACCTTAAAGCTAATTTTATTCCTTGCTGTGTTTAAGTAGTACTTGATAATTATTTCTTTGTATAAAATTCAAGAGCTTTCTTAAGACAATATTTCTTTGCTCTTTAATTATGCTGCTGTGGTTGTCTAGGAAGATGTATTTATGCTGTAGTGAGCTCAAAAGTGACAGCAGGGTACTTGAGGCGCAGTGCAAATATGTTTCCTCACTGTATCCAGCCTCTTCTGCCTTGTCTGCATGAGTAAGTAGGACTGCAGTGAAATCCTTCCACGTGGGACCCAGAAGTTCCTGTAatgaaaagcaaattttaaCTAGTTATCTCTTATTTCTTTTCCCCACTCCCATTTCATATGCTTAGTACATTACTAGACCATTTACAtgtatggttttttttttttaaatcctggcAGTAATCCAGTTCATGCTATCTGAGTTGCTgaaatttctggggttttttcaccTGAGACATTGACATTTCTGTGGAATTATGTGGTCATGCAGTACTAGCAGTTCTCTCTTCCCTGGTTACAGATGTTAACAGAATGTCTCCAGTTAAAAAAATGTTCATGTAAATAAGGAAAACTGGTTGTTTGGCCATGTCACACATTAGTCTGAAATCGGTAGTTACCACATATCCATATTGCCACACTGTTTAGAGCTCTTCAAAAAACTTTCTTGAAAACACTGAAGCACCTTTTGTTGAAAAAATGAATGATGACTTTCTATTTAACATCAACTTCAGTTCCAGCTGTGATCCATAAAACTGAACTATTCTCAACAATTCAGGAAAAACACAAATCAAATGCAACACCTTAAATAATGGGCCACAGAGCTTTTCTTCAACTTCTGTAATTTATCTGATGGAGGGGAATGGAGAGAAcaagctgcttttcttttagAAAGTACAGAAAATTTTAATAGGAGTAAGAGAGGTTGGGCTTTAATTTACAGGTGTAAATGAAATTATGACTTCAGTGCAATCCTGCTAACTCCTCTATATGACAAGAAGCCTGCCTTGATGAAGAAGGACACTGCAGTGATCTTGACTCTAACCTAAATGCTAAAGTGTACACAACTACTTTAAAGGATAAAGTACAGGTCTACTTCCAAGGTAAGCGGGTGTCAAAACCACCTGGTGTATTGATAGTGATTAATCTGTTTTAGACCCTAGGGATGAAAAATATCAAGCACATACAAAATTTTCCTTTAAGCTGCCCAAGGAAGTCTTGAATTACCAGTTTCAGAAAGAGAGGAGAGAGCTTTGATTTGCTGAGGACTCAAAATCAGTTACAATCTTTGTTATGAAATTAGTGTCTGCCACTGGCAATTCATTAAGCTGTCGttggaaaaaaaagattcaCTTTGCAGTCAACTCTGCCATAGCTACTGTCACCTAAAGATGAAAGAGTTGCCACTAGGGCagagactttatttttttttttggttaccTGGATGAGCTGAACTGTGTCATTGCTTTCATCTGGACACAGAGGCAGGTCAGCCCTGAGGACCAAGAGGGCCAAGTGCAGGCCTTCCTCCCCGAAGTGccgagccagggctgctctcactGTGTCTCTCACTTGCTCTTTGCTCAGAGCACTGTGAGGGCAGCTGGGGGTGTCCAGTACTCGAACACGGAGAGCTGACTCGCAGCCATTTCTCCGGATGAGCCCCGAAATGCGGCCGCTGCGTCCCAGGCTGCAGCACGTGGTGACGGAGCTGGGGCACAGACGGCTCTCAAAGTCTGCACTGCCCagcaggctgttcccagcagcaCTTTTGCCAGTCTGAGCTTTTCCAAGCACAACAAGGTTGATGGTCATCTCATTGCTGTCTGCCATTGTCGGCGCTTTTATCCACAAACCTGTCACTAAGTACAAATAACATTAGGTGCTTAAAATGACTtcggggggtggggggaaagaaGAGGCAAGAATTTCCAGTATTCAATGTCTTTTGAGTGTTTTTCCCTGCCCGAAATGTGAAAAGAGTTTTAGGAAGAAGCAGTAATGTGGAGAGGCAACGGAGAGGGGAGAAGTTGGGGAACACCTGTGGAAAATACTGTTGCCATTCTGGGACGGTAATAGGTTAGGAGAAGGAGGCCAGTTagggaaggaagaagagaaTGGTGACAAATAGGTGCTGCTGTTATTAAGTGACAGTGTTTCAGGATGTAAATATTTACTTGTTGTATGAAAAAGAATAATCAAAGAGCAGTAGATTTTAACGGAGCACTTTTCCATagcttaaaatatatatttcatcAGCTGCCACTGACATTGAAATAGACAGTAGTCTAAAAGGGCTTTCTGATGCAGAAAAATatctctattaaaaaaaaaaaaaaaaaggaggaggagagctgaAATAGTCAATCTCATTAAAATGAGATTTTGGAAATGTATACTAAACCAATTTATTAGCATGGtaattggaaaagaaaaacagactgGTGGATAGAGAGAGGGAACTGGCTTGGGATCATTTCCAGTTATTCTATTTGTTCATAAACAAGACCTCTCATTCTCTTCGTACTTTTCTGTAACCCAGTATCTGAAGGGGTTTTGGTGTGTGCTGATCATCTAACAGGAAAATttgttatttaaattaattgagACATGTTTGAGAAGGTAAAACCATAGTGGAAAATAGTGGATTTTAAGTTTCTGTGGCATGTGAacttcag
This window contains:
- the GIMD1 gene encoding GTPase IMAP family member GIMD1, producing the protein MADSNEMTINLVVLGKAQTGKSAAGNSLLGSADFESRLCPSSVTTCCSLGRSGRISGLIRRNGCESALRVRVLDTPSCPHSALSKEQVRDTVRAALARHFGEEGLHLALLVLRADLPLCPDESNDTVQLIQELLGPTWKDFTAVLLTHADKAEEAGYSEETYLHCASSTLLSLLSSLQHKYIFLDNHSSIIKEQRNIVLRKLLNFIQRNNYQVLLKHSKE